One Natator depressus isolate rNatDep1 chromosome 6, rNatDep2.hap1, whole genome shotgun sequence DNA window includes the following coding sequences:
- the LOC141990090 gene encoding carbohydrate sulfotransferase 9-like, producing the protein MVDKVLQKVFIFLVLIFILGSLLFGVFHKWQTKMMIPKEDWLMGQVYRKDTLNSTCLMNNLSHSQSKLKHTVARQIFVEHNHKFIYCEVPKVGCSNWKRIILLLTMNLSRKANEVHYDLIHQTPLIKRLSSYPSDYQAKLLTSYTKVMFTRDPLERLVSAYRDKLLHSEPYYSITLANEIKAMCRKNKNSTEKVTFQEFVNFILTKNQELLDVHWKPMFLLCDPCNIHYDIMGKFETLAQDSEHVLRNIGAPEDMHYPNFKKYDSEKRTSDDITLEYLRKLSTEQIQKIKKLYQMDFALFNYPYDLKMNLYKTDTV; encoded by the exons ATGGTGGACAAGGTGCTCCAGAAGGTGTTCATTTTCCTTGTCCTAATTTTCATTCTTGGAAGTCTTCTTTTTGGGGTATTCCACAAGTGGCAAACAAAAATGATGA TTCCTAAGGAAGATTGGCTGATGGGTCAAGTCTATCGCAAAGACACTCTGAACTCCACCTGCCTGATGAACAACCTTTCTCATTCACAAAGCAAACTGAAACATACGGTTGCAAGACAGATCTTTGTGGAGCATAACCACAAGTTCATCTACTGTGAGGTGCCCAAGGTGGGCTGCTCCAATTGGAAGAGAATCATCCTTCTCCTCACAATGAACCTGAGCAGAAAGGCTAATGAAGTCCACTATGATCTCATCCACCAAACCCCACTGATAAAGAGGCTGAGTTCTTACCCTTCTGACTATCAGGCGAAATTGCTGACCAGTTACACCAAAGTGATGTTCACCAGAGATCCCCTGGAACGGTTGGTTTCAGCTTACAGAGACAAGCTTCTGCACTCTGAGCCATACTATAGTATCACTTTGGCAAATGAGATCAAGGCCATgtgcaggaaaaacaaaaattcgACTGAAAAGGTGACTTTCCAGGAGTTTGTTAACTTTATTCTGACAAAAAACCAAGAACTTTTGGATGTTCACTGGAAACCAATGTTTCTACTCTGTGATCCTTGCAACATTCACTATGACATCATGGGGAAGTTTGAGACCTTGGCGCAAGATTCTGAACATGTTCTCAGGAACATTGGAGCCCCAGAGGATATGCACTACCCTAACTTTAAGAAGTATGACTCAGAGAAACGTACTAGTGATGATATCACCCTTGAATATCTCAGAAAGCTGAGCACAGAGCAAATTCAAAAGATCAAGAAGCTGTACCAGATGGATTTTGCTTTGTTTAACTATCCTTATGATTTGAAAATGAACCTTTACAAGACTGATACAGTATGA